From Pelmatolapia mariae isolate MD_Pm_ZW linkage group LG1, Pm_UMD_F_2, whole genome shotgun sequence, one genomic window encodes:
- the glo1 gene encoding lactoylglutathione lyase, whose amino-acid sequence MSDKGLSDEAVAAVCKDGDPITKDFMMQQTMLRVKDPNKSLDFYTRILGMTLLQKFDFPSMRFSLFFLGYEDKKEIPADVKEKTAWTFSRRATLELTHNWGSESDDSQPYHNGNSDPRGFGHIGIAVPDVYAACKLFEEQGVTFVKKPDDGKMKGLAFIQDPDGYWIEILSPNNMVSITS is encoded by the exons ATGAGCGATAAAGGTTTGTCAGACGAGGCTGTGGCAGCAGTGTGTAAAGATGGAGACCCGATCACTAAG gATTTCATGATGCAGCAGACGATGCTGAGGGTTAAAGATCCAAATAAATCCTTAGATTTCTACACCAGAATCCTTGGAATGAC GCTCCTGCAAAAGTTTGACTTTCCCTCGATGcgtttctctctcttcttcttggGCTATGAGGACAAGAAGGAGATCCCTGCAGATGTGAAGGAAAAAACGGCCTGGACCTTCTCAAGAAGAGCCACCCTCGAGCTGACACA TAACTGGGGTTCTGAGTCCGATGACAGTCAGCCTTATCACAATGGAAACTCGGATCCACGTGGCTTtg GACACATCGGAATTGCAGTTCCTGATGTCTATGCAGCCTGCAAATTGTTTGAGGAACAAGGAGTCACTTTTGTTAAAAAGCCTGATGATG GTAAAATGAAAGGCTTGGCCTTCATTCAGGACCCTGATGGTTATTGGATTGAGATCCTAAGTCCCAACAATATGGTGTCCATCACCTCCTAA
- the LOC134631504 gene encoding putative gonadotropin-releasing hormone II receptor gives MNGSSCCDPAAVMYQQRSGFDLNASCEWPDPHCNWTSVDGALQLPTFSTAAKIRVIVTFILCGISTFCNLAVLWAANGHKRKSHVRVLIINLTAADLLVTFIVMPVDAVWNITVQWLAGDLACRFLMFLKLQAMYSCAFVTVVISLDRQSAILNPLGIAMVRKRNRVMLMVAWIMSTLLSIPQMFIFHNVTITYPANFTQCTTRGSFVTHWQETAYNMFTFCCLFLLPLVIMIICYTRIFIQISKQMTKKNMPSNEPHLRCSKNNIPKARMRTLKMSIVIVICFIVCWTPYYLLGLWYWFFPDDLEGKVSHSLTHILFIFGLFNACLDPIIYGLFTIRFQKGLRNCYRKAAVMSSLETNAVIMESLKCTGSVLPSKRGMTSGEKDISSEQAEAKSTDNSV, from the exons ATGAACGGCTCCTCCTGCTGTGATCCTGCAGCTGTCATGTACCAGCAGAGATCAGGATTTGACCTCAATGCCAGCTGTGAATGGCCAGATCCTCACTGTAACTGGACATCAGTAGACGGTGCTCTGCAGCTGCCTACTTtttccactgcagccaaaaTCAGAGTGATCGTTACCTTCATCCTGTGTGGCATATCCACTTTTTGTAATTTGGCTGTGCTTTGGGCTGCCAATGGGCACAAGCGTAAGTCCCATGTTAGAGTCCTGATAATCAACTTGACTGCAGCTGATCTCTTAGTTACCTTCATCGTGATGCCTGTAGATGCAGTGTGGAACATCACAGTTCAATGGCTGGCCGGCGACCTGGCCTGCAGATTCCTCATGTTCCTCAAGCTTCAGGCCATGTACTCCTGTGCCTTTGTCACAGTGGTGATTAGTCTGGACAGACAGTCGGCTATCCTCAACCCTCTGGGCATCGCTATGGTCCGGAAAAGGAACAGGGTCATGCTAATGGTGGCTTGGATCATGAGCACCTTGCTCTCAATCCCACAG ATGTTCATTTTCCATAATGTGACCATTACCTATCCAGCAAACTTCACTCAGTGCACCACCAGGGGAAGCTTCGTTACTCACTGGCAAGAAACCGCTTACAACATGTTTACCTTCTGTTGTCTCTTCCTGCTGCCGCTGGTTATTATGATTATTTGCTACACCAGGATCTTTATTCAGATCTCCAAACAGATGACAAAAAAGAACA TGCCCTCCAATGAGCCACATCTCCGCTGCTCAAAGAACAACATCCCAAAAGCAAGAATGAGAACTCTGAAAATGAGCATTGTTATTGTGATCTGCTTCATTGTGTGCTGGACTCCGTACTACCTGTTGGGTCTATGGTACTGGTTCTTCCCAGATGACCTGGAAGGAAAGGTCTCTCACTCTCTGACCCACATCCTGTTCATCTTTGGTCTTTTTAATGCCTGCCTGGACCCCATCATATATGGCCTGTTCACCATACGCTTCCAGAAGGGGCTGAGAAACTGCTATCGCAAAGCCGCAGTAATGTCCAGCTTGGAGACTAATGCAGTAATAATggagtccttgaaatgtactGGATCTGTCTTACCCTCTAAAAGAGGCATGACCAGTGGTGAAAAGGACATCAGCTCTGAACAGGCTGAGGCAAAATCCACTGACAACAGCGTCTGA